Proteins encoded by one window of Actinocorallia herbida:
- a CDS encoding ATP-binding cassette domain-containing protein, giving the protein MITARGLAKTFTVARAPVTAVAGLDLDVAEGELLAFLGPNGAGKSTTIKMLTTLLPATSGTARVAGHDIAAERAAVRRAIGYVGQGDSAGHNQRVRDELLSQGAFYGLSGKDAARRAEELIDSLDLTALARRPVSGLSGGQKRRLDIALGLIHRPRVLFLDEPSTGLDPQSRANLWAHIQDLRRSHGTTVFLTTHYLEEADQYAERVLVMDHGRVIADDTADRLKADLAGDTLTLGFATSADADTATPVVARLTSRTPERLDPRTLRCAADSGPTLVPELTRALDAAAAPPQRVSLREPTLDDVFLALTGRTLRETTASAPTPTSEPASVPTG; this is encoded by the coding sequence ATCATCACGGCGCGGGGACTGGCCAAGACCTTCACGGTGGCGCGCGCCCCCGTCACCGCCGTCGCGGGGCTCGACCTCGACGTCGCCGAAGGGGAGCTGCTGGCGTTCCTCGGCCCGAACGGGGCGGGTAAATCCACCACGATCAAGATGCTGACCACGCTGCTGCCCGCGACGTCCGGTACGGCCCGGGTCGCCGGGCACGACATCGCCGCCGAGCGCGCCGCGGTGCGCCGCGCGATCGGCTACGTCGGGCAGGGCGACAGCGCGGGCCACAACCAGCGGGTCCGCGACGAGCTGCTCAGCCAGGGCGCGTTCTACGGCCTCAGTGGCAAGGACGCCGCCCGCAGGGCCGAGGAGCTGATCGACTCGCTCGACCTCACGGCCCTCGCGCGGCGGCCGGTGTCGGGGCTGAGCGGCGGCCAGAAGCGCCGGCTGGACATCGCCCTCGGGCTGATCCACCGGCCGCGCGTGCTCTTCCTGGACGAGCCGTCGACCGGCCTCGACCCGCAGAGCCGCGCGAACCTGTGGGCGCACATCCAGGACCTGCGCCGCTCCCACGGGACCACGGTCTTCCTCACCACCCACTACCTGGAGGAGGCCGACCAGTACGCCGAACGCGTCCTGGTGATGGACCACGGCCGCGTCATCGCCGACGACACCGCCGACCGCCTCAAGGCCGACCTCGCCGGCGACACCCTCACCCTCGGCTTCGCCACCTCGGCCGACGCCGACACCGCGACGCCCGTCGTCGCCCGTCTCACCTCTCGCACCCCCGAACGCCTGGACCCCCGCACCCTCCGGTGCGCGGCCGACTCCGGGCCGACCCTCGTCCCGGAGCTCACCCGCGCCCTGGACGCCGCCGCCGCGCCCCCGCAACGCGTCTCCCTCCGCGAACCCACCCTCGACGACGTCTTCCTCGCCCTGACGGGCCGCACCCTCCGCGAGACCACGGCCTCCGCCCCCACCCCGACGTCCGAACCCGCTTCCGTCCCCACCGGATGA
- a CDS encoding helix-turn-helix transcriptional regulator: MGESTARTLSLLTLLQAHRWWPGEELADRLGVTTRSVRRRVDALRELGYEIESTPGLGGGYRLAAGTRMPPLLLTDDEAVTVAVGLRVAAATGIVDGESTALSALAKFEQVLPPALRERVNALGRSIGSRPPRGGPVPSELLGALALACRDHERVRFAYTAANGVETRRLVEPHSLVSGDRKWFLIAWDLDRAAWRTFRADRIADLLGTGVRAEPRELSPEEAAEFALAASDRKVAENATAIMAMPFEDMRAHFGPWAQNASPVDGARTAWPFGGDDHPTMTTALAWIPAGVSYEVQADRAYLEFLHDHASRMLAAAEASLAHLNTPAT, translated from the coding sequence ATGGGCGAGAGCACCGCACGGACACTGAGCCTTCTCACACTGCTCCAGGCGCACCGCTGGTGGCCGGGCGAGGAACTGGCCGACCGGCTGGGGGTCACCACCCGGTCGGTGCGCCGCCGCGTCGACGCGCTGCGCGAGCTGGGCTACGAGATCGAGTCGACCCCGGGCCTCGGCGGCGGCTACCGGCTGGCCGCGGGCACCCGGATGCCGCCGCTGCTGCTCACCGACGACGAGGCGGTGACGGTCGCGGTCGGCCTGCGCGTCGCGGCCGCCACGGGGATCGTGGACGGGGAGAGCACGGCCCTCAGCGCGCTGGCGAAGTTCGAGCAGGTGCTGCCGCCCGCCCTCCGGGAGCGGGTCAACGCCCTCGGCCGCTCGATCGGGTCACGGCCGCCGCGCGGCGGACCGGTCCCGTCGGAGCTGCTCGGCGCGCTCGCGCTGGCCTGCCGCGACCATGAGCGCGTCAGGTTCGCCTACACGGCCGCGAACGGCGTCGAGACGCGCCGCCTGGTGGAGCCGCACTCGCTGGTGTCGGGCGACCGCAAGTGGTTCCTCATCGCCTGGGACCTCGATCGCGCCGCCTGGCGCACCTTCCGCGCCGACCGGATCGCCGATCTGCTCGGCACGGGAGTGCGGGCCGAGCCGCGAGAGCTGTCGCCGGAGGAGGCGGCCGAGTTCGCCCTCGCCGCCTCCGACCGCAAGGTCGCCGAGAACGCCACCGCGATCATGGCGATGCCCTTCGAGGACATGCGCGCCCACTTCGGCCCGTGGGCGCAGAACGCCTCACCGGTCGACGGGGCGCGCACCGCCTGGCCGTTCGGCGGCGACGACCACCCGACCATGACCACGGCCCTCGCCTGGATCCCCGCCGGCGTCTCCTACGAGGTGCAGGCCGACCGCGCCTACCTGGAATTCCTCCACGACCACGCCTCCCGCATGCTCGCCGCCGCCGAAGCCTCCCTCGCCCACCTGAACACCCCCGCCACCTGA